From a single Lates calcarifer isolate ASB-BC8 linkage group LG12, TLL_Latcal_v3, whole genome shotgun sequence genomic region:
- the si:ch211-117k10.3 gene encoding Krueppel-like factor 15, with translation MVSLSSRTLSLENDLFRDSSSSSSLFSLGPGDGACSERGSLTSCNSPEAGDLGAMRSSSPGEEEDEEEEDEDDGARLHIFLGAAGEGEPVSQEPKLPEFPFHPSSPFSPTLEDIEEFLMEKMELVKEGLMAPKEEASPLPCSSSESPSSSAPPTSSSETCSDPGTSTSHSTSNPNTPQNEQNSPSPADPSPSAQETPSASTLTPPVLLGAPLVLQLQPLPLAQPQTPAGSPPGAQNGIWLTHLVMGLQGTTGQNLTLLAPQVPSSPTTFLSLNSGDTKSADQKYVKIAPLPITMRTVEITGVTGVGAQGNGLLKAMAPRMTRVPPTERVHKCSHPGCGKMYTKSSHLKAHFRRHTGEKPYTCSWPECGWRFSRSDELSRHRRSHSGIKPYECSLCEKKFAPQ, from the exons ATGGTGTCTCTCAGCAGTAGAACGCTGAGTTTGGAGAATGACCTATTCagggacagcagcagcagcagtagcctGTTCTCCCTCGGTCCTGGAGACGGAGCCTGCAGCGAGCGGGGTAGTTTAACTTCCTGCAACAGTCCCGAGGCAGGGGACTTGGGAGCTATGCGCAGCTCCAGCCccggagaggaggaagatgaggaggaagaagatgaagatgatggggCACGTCTGCATATTTTTCTGGGAGCAGCAGGGGAAGGGGAACCTGTGAGTCAGGAGCCTAAGCTGCCAGAATTCCCTTTCCATCCCTCCTCCCCATTTTCCCCAACCCTGGAGGACATAGAGGAGTTCTTGATGGAAAAGATGGAACTGGTCAAAGAGGGGCTAATGGCCCCTAAAGAAGAGGCCTCTCCTCTACCATGCAGCTCCAGTGAATCTCCATCCTCCAGTGCtcccccaacctcctcctcagAGACTTGCAGTGATCCAGGGACTAGTACCTCCCATAGCACTTCCAACCCAAACACCCCTCAGAATGAGCAAAACAGCCCCAGCCCAGCTGACCCTTCCCCTTCAGCCCAAGAAACTCCCTCAGCATCCACCTTAACCCCCCCAGTGCTCCTGGGTGCTCCGCTGGTTCTCCAGCTCCAGCCTTTACCTCTGGCCCAGCCTCAGACTCCAGCAGGCTCTCCTCCTGGGGCCCAAAATGGCATTTGGCTCACTCATCTCGTCATGGGTCTCCAGGGTACTACAGGACAAAATCTTACCCTGCTGGCCCCCCAGGTGCCCTCCAGCCCCACCACCTTTTTATCACTAAACAGTGGAGATACTAAGTCAGCTGACCAGAAGTACGTGAAGATTGCCCCTCTGCCCATCACAATGAGGACTGTAGAGATTACGGGCGTGACAGGGGTCGGGGCCCAGGGCAACGGTCTGTTGAAGGCCATGGCCCCCCGTATGACCAGAGTGCCACCCACAGAGAGGGTCCATAAGTGCTCCCACCCCGGCTGTGGGAAGATGTACACCAAAAGCAGCCACCTGAAAGCTCACTTCCGCCGGCATACCGGAGAGAAGCCCTACACGTGTAGCTGGCCTGAGTGTGGCTGGAG GTTCTCCCGATCCGATGAACTGTCTCGTCACCGTCGCTCTCACTCTGGCATCAAGCCATACGAGTGCTCGCTGTGTGAAAAGAAGTTTGCTCCGCAGTGA
- the elk4 gene encoding ETS domain-containing protein Elk-4 isoform X2, with the protein MDNSVTLWQFLLQLLLDSSNEQLICWTNEEGEFKLLQAEEVARLWGARKNKPNMNYDKLSRALRYYYDKNIIKKVNGQKFVYRFVSYPDILKGDVATRTEGGDVGAGGIPSLTRRESILQEGESGDRVKVGGSTAILGSSTKQSNRNDYIHSGLYTSFTLNSLQNGRQLFKSIKIENPAEKMVDKRGLTATAQSQESLPQPQQQTALPSVIKFGNTPPKPAPAPPSQVAIEPTLMSNPLDPLQVPPQRAEDINTHSSLPPQSVYSFEHIRPSEPTFSLPDLTSASPSPSLVPESSQELVIDSDIESGSSQPADTQAPEPTDAQAQEKVDSGISLPGDEISLVDAETSSSSVSSSTTVSTQSSGKTRKPPKILQISPPTLLVTTSDFSPMNLCSPSLPTASLTPAMLQVRSGLVMGSTAQTASQLTYMSSAF; encoded by the exons ATGGACAATTCTGTCACCCTGTGGCAGTTCCTTCTCCAGCTCCTACTGGATTCCAGTAATGAGCAGCTGATCTGCTGGACCAATGAGGAAGGGGAGTTCAAGCTGCTGCAGGCAGAGGAGGTGGCCCGGCTGTGGGGTGCTCGTAAGAACAAGCCCAATATGAACTATGACAAGCTCAGCAGGGCCCTCAGATACTACTATGATAAg AACATCATTAAGAAAGTGAATGGTCAGAAGTTTGTCTATCGCTTTGTGTCCTATCCTGACATCCTAAAAGGAGATGTTGCTACCCGAACAGAAGGTGGGGATGTGGGTGCTGGGGGCATTCCTTCCCTAACAAGGAGGGAGAGCATTTTACAAGAGGGTGAGTCTGGTGACAGAGTCAAGGTAGGAGGTAGTACAGCAATTCTGGGCTCAAGCACCAAGCAGTCAAACCGTAATGACTACATCCACTCTGGCCTGTACACCTCCTTCACACTCAACTCATTGCAAAATGGACGCCAGCTCTTCAAGTCCATTAAAATAGAGAACCCAGCAGAGAAGATGGTAGACAAGAGGGGTCTCACTGCCACAGCTCAGAGCCAGGAATCATTGCCTCAGCCACAACAGCAAACTGCTTTGCCATCCGTCATCAAGTTTGGAAACACACCTCCGAAGccagcaccagcaccacctTCTCAGGTTGCCATAGAACCGACCCTGATGTCCAACCCCTTAGATCCTCTGCAAGTTCCACCCCAGAGGGCAGAAGACatcaacacacactcctccctgCCACCCCAGTCCGTCTACTCATTTGAACACATCCGCCCATCAGAACCAACATTCAGCTTACCAGACCTGACCTCAGCCAGCCCATCCCCAAGCTTAGTGCCTGAGTCCTCCCAGGAGCTGGTGATTGACAGTGACATTGAGTCTGGATCATCTCAGCCTGCAGATACTCAGGCACCAGAGCCTACAGATGCTCAGGCACAGGAGAAG GTGGACAGTGGTATCAGTCTGCCTGGAGATGAGATCAGTTTGGTGGACGCTGAGACCAGTTCATcctcagtgagcagcagcaccacagtcAGCACTCAGAGCTCAGGAAAGACACGAAAGCCACCGAAAATCCTGCAGATCAGCCCACCAACTTTGCTGGTCACCACCTCTGATTTTTCCCCCATGAACCTCTGCAGCCCCTCACTACCTACTGCCTCTCTCACACCAGCAATGCTTCAG GTCAGGTCAGGTCTGGTCATGGGATCCACAGCTCAGACTGCCAGTCAGCTCACATACATGAGTTCTGCTTTCTGA
- the elk4 gene encoding ETS domain-containing protein Elk-4 isoform X3, which produces MDNSVTLWQFLLQLLLDSSNEQLICWTNEEGEFKLLQAEEVARLWGARKNKPNMNYDKLSRALRYYYDKNIIKKVNGQKFVYRFVSYPDILKGDVATRTEGGDVGAGGIPSLTRRESILQEGESGDRVKVGGSTAILGSSTKQSNRNDYIHSGLYTSFTLNSLQNGRQLFKSIKIENPAEKMVDKRGLTATAQSQESLPQPQQQTALPSVIKFGNTPPKPAPAPPSQVAIEPTLMSNPLDPLQVPPQRAEDINTHSSLPPQSVYSFEHIRPSEPTFSLPDLTSASPSPSLVPESSQELVIDSDIESGSSQPADTQAPEPTDAQAQEKVDSGISLPGDEISLVDAETSSSSVSSSTTVSTQSSGKTRKPPKILQISPPTLLVTTSDFSPMNLCSPSLPTASLTPAMLQEDSAELVS; this is translated from the exons ATGGACAATTCTGTCACCCTGTGGCAGTTCCTTCTCCAGCTCCTACTGGATTCCAGTAATGAGCAGCTGATCTGCTGGACCAATGAGGAAGGGGAGTTCAAGCTGCTGCAGGCAGAGGAGGTGGCCCGGCTGTGGGGTGCTCGTAAGAACAAGCCCAATATGAACTATGACAAGCTCAGCAGGGCCCTCAGATACTACTATGATAAg AACATCATTAAGAAAGTGAATGGTCAGAAGTTTGTCTATCGCTTTGTGTCCTATCCTGACATCCTAAAAGGAGATGTTGCTACCCGAACAGAAGGTGGGGATGTGGGTGCTGGGGGCATTCCTTCCCTAACAAGGAGGGAGAGCATTTTACAAGAGGGTGAGTCTGGTGACAGAGTCAAGGTAGGAGGTAGTACAGCAATTCTGGGCTCAAGCACCAAGCAGTCAAACCGTAATGACTACATCCACTCTGGCCTGTACACCTCCTTCACACTCAACTCATTGCAAAATGGACGCCAGCTCTTCAAGTCCATTAAAATAGAGAACCCAGCAGAGAAGATGGTAGACAAGAGGGGTCTCACTGCCACAGCTCAGAGCCAGGAATCATTGCCTCAGCCACAACAGCAAACTGCTTTGCCATCCGTCATCAAGTTTGGAAACACACCTCCGAAGccagcaccagcaccacctTCTCAGGTTGCCATAGAACCGACCCTGATGTCCAACCCCTTAGATCCTCTGCAAGTTCCACCCCAGAGGGCAGAAGACatcaacacacactcctccctgCCACCCCAGTCCGTCTACTCATTTGAACACATCCGCCCATCAGAACCAACATTCAGCTTACCAGACCTGACCTCAGCCAGCCCATCCCCAAGCTTAGTGCCTGAGTCCTCCCAGGAGCTGGTGATTGACAGTGACATTGAGTCTGGATCATCTCAGCCTGCAGATACTCAGGCACCAGAGCCTACAGATGCTCAGGCACAGGAGAAG GTGGACAGTGGTATCAGTCTGCCTGGAGATGAGATCAGTTTGGTGGACGCTGAGACCAGTTCATcctcagtgagcagcagcaccacagtcAGCACTCAGAGCTCAGGAAAGACACGAAAGCCACCGAAAATCCTGCAGATCAGCCCACCAACTTTGCTGGTCACCACCTCTGATTTTTCCCCCATGAACCTCTGCAGCCCCTCACTACCTACTGCCTCTCTCACACCAGCAATGCTTCAG GAGGATTCAGCTGAACTTGTCTCTTGA
- the LOC108877495 gene encoding LOW QUALITY PROTEIN: solute carrier family 45 member 3 (The sequence of the model RefSeq protein was modified relative to this genomic sequence to represent the inferred CDS: deleted 1 base in 1 codon) has product MANIYPTKTVNHQSKTPSEETKMQVENPLQGLVWKLLLVNTLSCGLEVCIAAGTVYVPPLLLQAGMEERYMTMVLAVGPVLGLIFIPIIGSASDSHQGRFGRRRPFIWMLSLGVLLGLQILPQAWRLAVLMSPQHPYWLQAALQSVAVCLTDFCGQACFTLLLALLSDLFPREEENRRAFSVNSLMTSLGGCLGFLLPAVDWRQVPIATYLGGQEAFIYALLTLLFLSCLLTTAFIPEETVARKGGRKSVVPRSLRSWSSRYCPHLFLPQRQCLHVALGQCASACMSLLPRMYAVCVHVPAVIWRLFVAKMCTWMALMSVMLFFTDFMGEGLYQGVPSADPESQKRKHYDEGVRMASLGLFLQCVVSMLCSLLMDRWVALLGAKMVYISSVALLVFTTTVMSVSDSVMIVIFMVAVTGYTLCVLQVVPYTLMCLYHSNKQVYFTSSNPRPCSLSDSDDPTLTKPILPCDLASPYVNGHTGGVTLSEELPNISQFAGGDEASCTPVSQRGLCFDIAILDSAYMLSQVLPAICLGSVVQLVNSVRAYMASACCFSLLAFLCSTRVIYSITDLQH; this is encoded by the exons ATGGCAAATATATATCCAACCAAGACTGTAAACCACCAAAGTAAAACACCAAGTGAAGAAACCAAAATGCAGGTGGAAAACCCATTGCAAGGCCTGGTGTGGAAGCTCTTACTGGTGAACACTTTGTCATGTGGGCTGGAGGTGTGCATAGCTGCAGGAACTGTCTATGtcccaccactgctgctgcaggccGGTATGGAAGAACGCTATATGACTATGGTGCTCG CAGTGGGTCCAGTTCTGGGCTTGATCTTTATACCAATAATTGGTTCAGCTAGTGATTCACATCAAGGTCGTTTTGGTCGACGGCGCCCATTTATTTGGATGCTGAGCCTGGGAGTTTTGCTGGGCCTGCAAATCTTGCCACAGGCATGGCGCCTAGCTGTGCTAATGTCCCCACAGCACCCTTACTGGCTACAAGCTGCCCTGCAGTCTGTGGCGGTGTGTCTGACAGACTTCTGTGGACAG GCCTGTTTCACCCTGTTGTTGGCCCTGCTGTCAGACCTGTTCCCCAGGGAGGAAGAGAACCGCAGAGCATTCTCTGTTAATTCCTTGATGACCAGCCTGGGGGGATGCCTGGG GTTCTTGCTCCCTGCTGTGGACTGGAGGCAAGTACCCATAGCAACATACCTGGGAGGCCAGGAGGCCTTCATCTACGCCCTgctcaccctcctcttcctcagctgcCTCCTCACTACCGCCTTCATCCCAGAGGAGACAGTAGccagaaaaggagggagaaagtCTGTTGTCCCCCGCTCTTTAAGAAGCTGGAGCAGCAGATACTGCCCTCACTTGTTCCTACCCCAACGTCAGTGTCTCCATGTTGCACTGGGCCAATGTGCATCAGCATGTATGTCATTGTTACCTCGTAtgtatgcagtgtgtgtgcatgttccaGCAGTCATATGGAGACTGTTTGTGGCGAAGATGTGTACGTGGATGGCACTGATGAGTGTTATGCTTTTCTTTACTGACTTTATGGGAGAGGGATTGTACCAGGGAGTGCCCAGTGCAGACCCAGAGTCACAGAAAAGGAAACACTATGATGAAG GTGTGCGTATGGCCAGTCTGGGCCTCTTCCTGCAGTGTGTTGTGTCGATGCTGTGCTCACTGTTAATGGACCGCTGGGTTGCTCTGTTGGGAGCCAAGATGGTGTACATCAGCAGTGTAGCTCTGCTGGTTTTCACCACC ACTGTCATGAGTGTGTCAGACAGTGTGATGATTGTCATTTTCATGGTGGCTGTGACAGGTTACACACTGTGTGTCCTTCAGGTTGTGCCATACACACTGATGTGTCTCTATCACTCAAACAAACAG GTTTATTTCACCTCATCCAATCCAAGACCTTGTTCACTCAGTGACAGCGATGACCCAACGCTTACCAAGCCCATCCTTCCCTGTGATCTGGCCAGTCCTTATGTTAATGGCCACACAGGGGGCGTGACTTTATCTGAGGAGTTGCCCAACATTTCACAGTttgcaggaggagatgaagcCAGCTGTACACCAGTCTCCCAGAGAGGGCTGTGTTTTGACATTGCAATACTGGACAGTGCCTACATGCTCTCACAG GTGCTGCCGGCAATTTGTTTAGGCTCAGTAGTGCAGCTGGTGAACAGTGTGAGGGCTTACATGGCCTCCGCCTGCTGCTTCAGCCTGCTGGCATTTCTCTGCTCCACCAGGGTCATTTACAGCATCACCGACCTTCAACACTGA
- the elk4 gene encoding ETS domain-containing protein Elk-4 isoform X1: MDNSVTLWQFLLQLLLDSSNEQLICWTNEEGEFKLLQAEEVARLWGARKNKPNMNYDKLSRALRYYYDKNIIKKVNGQKFVYRFVSYPDILKGDVATRTEGGDVGAGGIPSLTRRESILQEGESGDRVKVGGSTAILGSSTKQSNRNDYIHSGLYTSFTLNSLQNGRQLFKSIKIENPAEKMVDKRGLTATAQSQESLPQPQQQTALPSVIKFGNTPPKPAPAPPSQVAIEPTLMSNPLDPLQVPPQRAEDINTHSSLPPQSVYSFEHIRPSEPTFSLPDLTSASPSPSLVPESSQELVIDSDIESGSSQPADTQAPEPTDAQAQEKVDSGISLPGDEISLVDAETSSSSVSSSTTVSTQSSGKTRKPPKILQISPPTLLVTTSDFSPMNLCSPSLPTASLTPAMLQTPTLLLTPSPLLSNIHFWSTLSPVAPLSPATRRQGAHLFQFPSVLTPQFQIPVHSMDGTNTPGPISPDPQKT; this comes from the exons ATGGACAATTCTGTCACCCTGTGGCAGTTCCTTCTCCAGCTCCTACTGGATTCCAGTAATGAGCAGCTGATCTGCTGGACCAATGAGGAAGGGGAGTTCAAGCTGCTGCAGGCAGAGGAGGTGGCCCGGCTGTGGGGTGCTCGTAAGAACAAGCCCAATATGAACTATGACAAGCTCAGCAGGGCCCTCAGATACTACTATGATAAg AACATCATTAAGAAAGTGAATGGTCAGAAGTTTGTCTATCGCTTTGTGTCCTATCCTGACATCCTAAAAGGAGATGTTGCTACCCGAACAGAAGGTGGGGATGTGGGTGCTGGGGGCATTCCTTCCCTAACAAGGAGGGAGAGCATTTTACAAGAGGGTGAGTCTGGTGACAGAGTCAAGGTAGGAGGTAGTACAGCAATTCTGGGCTCAAGCACCAAGCAGTCAAACCGTAATGACTACATCCACTCTGGCCTGTACACCTCCTTCACACTCAACTCATTGCAAAATGGACGCCAGCTCTTCAAGTCCATTAAAATAGAGAACCCAGCAGAGAAGATGGTAGACAAGAGGGGTCTCACTGCCACAGCTCAGAGCCAGGAATCATTGCCTCAGCCACAACAGCAAACTGCTTTGCCATCCGTCATCAAGTTTGGAAACACACCTCCGAAGccagcaccagcaccacctTCTCAGGTTGCCATAGAACCGACCCTGATGTCCAACCCCTTAGATCCTCTGCAAGTTCCACCCCAGAGGGCAGAAGACatcaacacacactcctccctgCCACCCCAGTCCGTCTACTCATTTGAACACATCCGCCCATCAGAACCAACATTCAGCTTACCAGACCTGACCTCAGCCAGCCCATCCCCAAGCTTAGTGCCTGAGTCCTCCCAGGAGCTGGTGATTGACAGTGACATTGAGTCTGGATCATCTCAGCCTGCAGATACTCAGGCACCAGAGCCTACAGATGCTCAGGCACAGGAGAAG GTGGACAGTGGTATCAGTCTGCCTGGAGATGAGATCAGTTTGGTGGACGCTGAGACCAGTTCATcctcagtgagcagcagcaccacagtcAGCACTCAGAGCTCAGGAAAGACACGAAAGCCACCGAAAATCCTGCAGATCAGCCCACCAACTTTGCTGGTCACCACCTCTGATTTTTCCCCCATGAACCTCTGCAGCCCCTCACTACCTACTGCCTCTCTCACACCAGCAATGCTTCAG ACTCCCACTCTGTTGCTGACCCCCAGTCCTCTGCTGTCCAACATCCACTTCTGGAGCACACTCAGTCCAGTGGCTCCACTCAGCCCAGCCACACGACGACAGGGAGCCCACCTGTTCCAA TTTCCGTCTGTCCTCACCCCCCAGTTCCAGATCCCTGTACACAGTATGGATGGGACCAACACACCTGGCCCCATTTCACCAGACCCTCAAAAGACATAG